A DNA window from Arachis duranensis cultivar V14167 chromosome 3, aradu.V14167.gnm2.J7QH, whole genome shotgun sequence contains the following coding sequences:
- the LOC107479088 gene encoding uncharacterized protein LOC107479088 yields MASTSAVSMAMPPTYTTQKKVVGVPSSEAFLKPLPLRTPKGVAASATKSNGTFQVSASMKEKVVTGLTAAALTASMMVPDVAEAAVSPSLKNFLLSIVAGGVVLVVIVGAVVGVANFDPVKRS; encoded by the coding sequence ATGGCATCTACTTCAGCAGTTTCAATGGCTATGCCACCAACATACACAACCCAGAAAAAGGTTGTTGGGGTGCCTAGCTCTGAGGCATTCTTGAAGCCACTTCCTCTAAGGACTCCAAAGGGTGTTGCAGCATCAGCAACAAAATCCAATGGTACGTTTCAAGTGAGTGCTtccatgaaggagaaggttgtGACAGGGCTCACAGCAGCTGCATTGACAGCTTCAATGATGGTTCCTGATGTGGCTGAGGCTGCTGTCAGCCCTTCACTCAAGAACTTCTTGCTCAGCATAGTAGCTGGTGGAGTTGTGCTTGTGGTCATTGTTGGCGCTGTCGTTGGTGTCGCCAATTTCGATCCTGTTAAGCGAAGCTGA
- the LOC107479096 gene encoding 5'-adenylylsulfate reductase 3, chloroplastic, whose amino-acid sequence MDYERTKDNDKGMLDLVDICRRSNLNLTRLNNGRLCGDIPYVHISNADLIIKDARSSLNLIIAIFNSIGKKKMTKLSARNSSAILLRSLVLTIFIAEKALSVVAVDTGRVKTRPSPLCGPLRRALKGLKAWITGQRKDQSPGTRSEIPVVQVDPVFEGLDGGIGSLVKWNPVANVKGHDIWNFLRTMNVPVNSLHSQGYISIGCEPCTRAVLPGQHEREGRWWWEDAKAKECGLHKGNLKQDDAAQLNGVANANDTSTVVDIFNTPNVINLSRTGIENLVKMEIRKEPWLLVLYAPWCPFCQAMEESYIDLAEKLSGSGVKVGKFNADGDQKAFAKRELQLGSFPTILFFPKYSSRPIKYTSEKRDVDSLMAFVNALR is encoded by the exons ATGGATTATGAAAGGACAAAGGATAACGATAAGGGAATGTTAGACTTGGTGGACATTTGCAGACGGTCAAATTTAAACTTAACAAGACTTAATAACGGCCG GCTTTGTGGTGATATTCCTTATGTGCATATTTCTAACGCTGATCTTATCATTAAGGAT GCTAGGTCGTCTCTCAATTTGATCATTGCAATATTTAACTCCATTGGGAAAAAAAAG atGACCAAATTGTCTGCAAGAAATTCATCAGCCATCTTACTTCGGAGTCTTGTCTTAACAATTTTCATTGCTGAAAAAGCTCTTTCTGTTGTTGCTGTAGACACTGGTAGAGTCAAAACAAGAC CCTCACCTCTTTGTGGGCCCTTAAGGAGGGCTCTCAAGGGCCTTAAAGCATGGATAACTGGGCAGAGAAAAGATCAGTCACCCGGTACTCGGTCTGAAATACCTGTTGTTCAGGTTGATCCTGTTTTCGAGGGATTGGATGGTGGAATTGGCAGCCTTGTAAAGTGGAACCCTGTTGCAAATGTCAAAGGGCATGACATATGGAACTTCCTTAGGACCATGAATGTGCCTGTTAATTCCTTGCATTCACAAGGGTATATTTCCATTGGCTGTGAGCCGTGCACAAGGGCGGTTTTACCCGGACAGCATGAAAGGGAGGGGAGGTGGTGGTGGGAGGATGCCAAGGCTAAAGAGTGTGGTCTTCACAAAGGAAATTTGAAACAGGATGATGCTGCCCAGCTTAATGGAGTTGCCAATGCAAATGACACTTCCACTGTTGTTGACATTTTCAACACCCCAAATGTGATCAACTTGAGCAGGACTGGAATTGAGAATTTGGTGAAAATGGAGATCCGTAAAGAGCCGTGGCTTCTTGTGCTTTATGCGCCATGGTGCCCCTTCTGCCAG GCTATGGAGGAGTCTTATATTGATTTGGCAGAGAAATTATCAGGATCAGGGGTGAAGGTTGGAAAATTCAATGCAGATGGAGACCAGAAAGCATTTGCAAAGCGTGAACTGCAGTTAGGAAGCTTCCCTACAATATTATTTTTCCCCAAGTATTCATCTCGGCCAATAAAGTATACCTCGGAGAAAAGAGATGTTGATTCGTTGATGGCATTCGTCAATGCCTTGCGATGA